From Pyrenophora tritici-repentis strain M4 chromosome 1, whole genome shotgun sequence, the proteins below share one genomic window:
- a CDS encoding Ham1p domain containing protein has protein sequence MASTPSVPAHLNFITGNKNKLAEVQAILAGVIELRNQNVDLVEVQGTVEEVTMDKARRAADAACRNPAFQLSLY, from the coding sequence ATGGCATCTACACCGTCGGTACCGGCACACCTGAACTTCATAACGGGCAACAAGAACAAGCTCGCAGAAGTCCAAGCCATCCTTGCTGGCGTCATTGAACTCCGAAACCAGAATGTCGACCTCGTCGAAGTCCAAGGCACCGTGGAAGAAGTTACCATGGACAAGGCGCGAAGAGCTGCTGATGCTGCATGTCGCAATCCCGCGTTCCAACTATCGCTCTACTAA